From Paenibacillus graminis, a single genomic window includes:
- a CDS encoding sulfate ABC transporter substrate-binding protein yields MKIGIKKGLITGFALLLTAGLAACGNNNAGNGAAAATDAPAASNAAGAAETTKAPAKDPVELLNVSYDPTRELYENYNKAFSAYWEKETGQKVTVKQSHGGSGAQSRAVQEGLEADVVTLALGYDIDALKDKGLINEGWESKFEHNSSPYTSTIVFLVRKGNPKGIKDWPDLLKAGVEVITPNPKTSGGARWNYLAAWGYALDHNNNDEAKAQEFVQELFKHVPVLDTGARGATTTFVERGIGDVLIAWENEAYLSIKELGPDKFEIVNPSESILAEPPVAVVDKVADKRGTREVAEAYLKYLYTEEGQKIAADNYYRPTLESVKEEYKDKFPEIKLFTLADKFGTWKETQEKHFNDGGIFDKIYVPGGK; encoded by the coding sequence ATGAAAATAGGGATCAAAAAGGGACTTATCACAGGATTCGCATTATTATTGACGGCAGGTCTTGCGGCTTGCGGCAATAACAATGCAGGCAATGGGGCGGCCGCAGCAACAGATGCACCGGCAGCAAGCAATGCGGCAGGAGCAGCAGAAACTACTAAGGCTCCGGCAAAAGATCCGGTAGAACTGCTGAATGTATCCTACGACCCGACACGCGAGCTGTACGAGAATTATAACAAGGCGTTCTCCGCCTATTGGGAGAAAGAAACGGGCCAGAAGGTTACGGTCAAACAGTCGCATGGCGGTTCCGGAGCCCAAAGCCGGGCGGTGCAGGAAGGTCTGGAAGCGGATGTGGTCACTCTTGCCCTCGGCTACGACATTGACGCACTGAAAGACAAGGGGCTGATTAATGAAGGCTGGGAAAGCAAATTCGAGCATAACAGCTCCCCGTACACCTCGACGATTGTGTTCCTGGTACGCAAAGGTAACCCCAAAGGCATCAAGGATTGGCCGGATCTGCTGAAAGCAGGGGTGGAGGTCATCACTCCGAACCCGAAAACCTCCGGCGGGGCACGCTGGAACTATCTTGCCGCCTGGGGCTATGCGCTCGACCACAACAACAATGATGAAGCCAAGGCGCAGGAATTTGTCCAGGAGCTGTTCAAGCACGTACCCGTGCTGGATACCGGGGCGCGCGGGGCAACCACAACCTTTGTAGAGCGTGGAATCGGCGATGTGCTGATTGCCTGGGAGAATGAAGCCTACCTGTCGATCAAGGAGCTGGGCCCGGACAAATTCGAAATCGTCAACCCGTCCGAGAGCATTCTGGCCGAACCGCCGGTGGCCGTAGTAGACAAGGTCGCGGATAAAAGAGGCACCCGTGAGGTAGCCGAAGCTTACCTGAAGTACCTGTACACCGAAGAAGGACAAAAGATCGCTGCCGACAACTACTACCGTCCGACCCTGGAGAGCGTGAAAGAGGAATACAAGGACAAATTCCCTGAGATCAAGCTGTTCACACTCGCAGATAAATTCGGAACCTGGAAAGAAACCCAAGAGAAGCATTTCAATGACGGCGGGATTTTCGACAAAATTTACGTGCCTGGTGGCAAATAA
- the cysT gene encoding sulfate ABC transporter permease subunit CysT — translation MNRSMNVTTTAAVPRKVLPGFGLTMGYSVLYLSLVVLLPLSALLFNSTGLSWAKFWDIATDPRVLASYRVSLSTAAMAALADAFLGLLLAWVLVRYEFPGKRIFDALIDLPFALPTAVAGVSLTALYSQNGWIGSLLEPLGLKIAFTPLGITLALMFIGIPFVVRTVQPVLEDLDRDMEEASATLGAGRWRTFRSIVIPELIPPLLTGFALAFARGIGEYGSVVFISGNMPMRTEIAPLLIMSKLEQFDYAGATAVALLLLLISFLMLLVINTLQRWARKTSR, via the coding sequence ATGAACAGGTCAATGAATGTCACCACTACGGCTGCGGTGCCGCGCAAGGTGCTGCCGGGCTTCGGACTTACGATGGGCTACAGCGTACTCTATCTGAGTCTTGTCGTATTGCTGCCGCTGTCGGCATTGTTATTCAATTCGACGGGGCTGAGCTGGGCCAAATTCTGGGATATCGCAACGGACCCGCGCGTTCTGGCCTCGTACCGGGTCAGCTTGAGCACTGCGGCAATGGCAGCCTTGGCCGATGCTTTTCTGGGGCTGCTGCTGGCTTGGGTGCTGGTGCGTTATGAGTTTCCGGGCAAAAGAATCTTTGATGCCCTGATCGATCTGCCGTTCGCGCTCCCGACAGCTGTAGCAGGTGTCTCCCTGACAGCACTGTATTCGCAAAATGGCTGGATCGGCTCTCTGCTGGAACCGCTGGGGCTTAAGATCGCCTTCACACCGCTGGGCATTACGCTCGCGCTGATGTTCATCGGTATTCCCTTTGTCGTCCGTACCGTTCAGCCGGTGCTGGAGGACTTGGACCGGGATATGGAGGAAGCTTCGGCAACGCTGGGAGCGGGCCGCTGGCGGACCTTCCGCAGCATCGTGATCCCGGAGCTGATCCCGCCGCTGCTTACCGGCTTTGCGCTGGCGTTTGCCCGGGGAATCGGGGAATACGGGTCCGTGGTATTCATCTCCGGCAATATGCCGATGCGCACAGAGATTGCTCCGCTGCTCATCATGTCGAAGCTGGAGCAGTTCGATTATGCCGGAGCGACAGCAGTAGCGCTGCTGCTGCTGCTGATCTCCTTCCTGATGCTGCTCGTGATCAACACGCTGCAGCGCTGGGCCCGCAAGACTTCGCGATAA
- the cysW gene encoding sulfate ABC transporter permease subunit CysW codes for MAGTVPMAAPRPHRTAASPATTESSTVKWVLVAAAGLVLFWLIALPLIVVLTEALKRGWDVFLAALTDPDAASALRLTLLVAVITVPLNTLFGVMAAWAVTKFCFRGKGFLITLIDLPFAVSPVIGGLIFVLVFGSNGWFGSWLSAHDIKIVFALPGIVLATLFVTFPFVARELIPLMEDQGTQEEEAAITLGAHGWQIFWRVTLPNIKWGLLYGIILCNARAMGEFGAVSVVSGHIRGETNTLPLHVEILYNEYQFSASFAVASLLLLLALVTMIVKSWLTRKNAH; via the coding sequence ATGGCTGGTACTGTCCCTATGGCTGCCCCCCGTCCGCACCGGACTGCAGCATCCCCTGCAACAACGGAATCTTCCACCGTGAAGTGGGTGCTGGTCGCAGCGGCTGGTCTTGTGCTGTTCTGGCTGATTGCACTGCCGCTGATCGTGGTGCTGACAGAGGCGCTGAAGCGGGGCTGGGATGTCTTCCTGGCAGCGCTGACCGATCCGGATGCCGCTTCCGCCCTGCGGCTGACGCTGCTGGTTGCTGTAATCACCGTGCCGCTGAATACCCTGTTCGGGGTGATGGCTGCTTGGGCGGTGACCAAGTTCTGTTTTCGCGGTAAAGGGTTTCTAATTACGCTGATTGACCTGCCTTTTGCCGTATCGCCGGTCATCGGCGGGCTGATCTTTGTGCTTGTCTTCGGTTCGAACGGCTGGTTCGGGTCCTGGCTCAGCGCCCATGACATTAAGATTGTCTTTGCCCTTCCGGGCATCGTGCTCGCCACACTGTTTGTGACTTTTCCTTTTGTGGCCCGCGAGCTGATTCCGCTGATGGAGGACCAGGGCACTCAGGAAGAGGAAGCGGCCATTACACTCGGGGCTCATGGCTGGCAGATTTTCTGGCGCGTAACGCTGCCGAATATCAAATGGGGGCTGCTGTACGGAATTATCCTCTGCAATGCGCGGGCGATGGGAGAGTTCGGTGCAGTATCCGTTGTATCCGGGCATATTCGCGGTGAGACGAACACGCTGCCGCTGCATGTTGAAATTTTGTATAACGAATATCAGTTTTCGGCTTCCTTCGCCGTTGCTTCGCTGCTGCTGCTGCTCGCTTTGGTAACGATGATCGTAAAAAGCTGGCTTACACGCAAAAATGCACATTGA
- a CDS encoding YezD family protein: MAKPLKVDEVWLARITELLDDMEFGSLHIVVHEGQIVQMERTERKRWENSTANTRYSGEAGSRRTDSRSAGRG; encoded by the coding sequence ATGGCTAAGCCACTGAAAGTGGATGAGGTATGGCTTGCGCGGATTACGGAGCTTTTGGACGATATGGAATTCGGTTCCCTGCACATCGTGGTGCATGAAGGGCAAATTGTGCAGATGGAGCGGACCGAGCGCAAGCGTTGGGAGAACAGCACTGCTAATACACGTTATAGTGGAGAGGCCGGAAGCCGGCGGACCGATTCCCGTTCTGCGGGACGAGGATAG
- a CDS encoding GNAT family N-acetyltransferase, which produces MEDKLEIRHERPSVEQYLALRMEAGLSAMSAGGAEIGLPRSVFAVTLYEEGALVGMGRVVGDGGCFFQVTDIAVKPSCQGRGLGKIIMREIRSFLDTVPDRSYISLIADGEAARLYAQYGFEPVMPDSQGMFLRR; this is translated from the coding sequence ATGGAGGATAAGCTGGAAATCCGCCATGAGCGGCCTTCGGTAGAACAATATCTGGCGCTGCGGATGGAAGCAGGATTGAGCGCAATGAGTGCCGGGGGAGCGGAAATCGGGTTGCCCCGGTCCGTATTTGCAGTGACTCTGTATGAAGAGGGCGCGCTTGTCGGAATGGGGCGCGTGGTCGGGGACGGAGGCTGCTTTTTTCAAGTGACCGATATTGCCGTGAAGCCATCCTGTCAGGGACGCGGCCTGGGGAAGATCATAATGCGGGAAATCCGCAGTTTTTTGGATACGGTGCCGGACAGGTCTTATATCAGTCTGATTGCCGATGGAGAGGCCGCAAGGCTGTATGCGCAGTACGGCTTTGAGCCGGTCATGCCTGATTCGCAGGGAATGTTCCTGCGGCGCTAA
- a CDS encoding NAD(P)-dependent oxidoreductase, with translation MDVVVFGATGTIGRAIVQEALNRKHEVTAVVRNPASLELEHERLQVIVADILDPVAVAEAVRGHEEVISAFGPAAGRENDLVRAAESLLEGMQAVGLKRLLVIGGAGTLKTESGEWLMDTPGFPGKFRLLAEAHGHAYEIYSASSLDYTYLSPPAVIRPGRRTGQFRIGLDRLVVDEDGDSSISVEDFAVAVIDELEEGNFSRSRFTVGY, from the coding sequence ATGGATGTTGTGGTTTTTGGAGCCACGGGAACGATCGGCAGAGCCATTGTGCAGGAAGCGTTAAATAGAAAACATGAGGTCACCGCAGTGGTCCGCAATCCGGCTTCACTGGAGCTGGAACATGAGCGCCTGCAGGTCATTGTTGCAGATATTCTGGACCCGGTGGCGGTAGCAGAGGCTGTACGCGGGCATGAAGAGGTAATCAGTGCTTTTGGTCCCGCAGCCGGAAGGGAGAACGATCTGGTGCGCGCGGCGGAGAGTCTGCTGGAGGGTATGCAGGCTGTAGGGCTAAAGCGCCTGCTGGTGATTGGCGGCGCGGGAACCCTGAAGACGGAGTCGGGCGAGTGGCTGATGGATACGCCGGGGTTCCCCGGGAAATTCCGGCTGCTGGCGGAGGCGCATGGACATGCCTATGAAATCTATAGCGCCTCTTCATTGGACTACACGTATCTCAGCCCGCCTGCCGTCATCCGCCCCGGCCGCCGGACCGGACAGTTCCGCATCGGCCTGGACCGTCTGGTGGTAGATGAGGACGGAGACAGCAGCATCAGCGTGGAGGATTTTGCTGTAGCTGTCATTGACGAACTGGAGGAAGGAAACTTCAGCCGGTCCCGGTTTACGGTGGGATACTGA
- a CDS encoding NAD(P)H-hydrate dehydratase, translating into MYIVTAQEMRELDRQTIERLGIPAVALMENAGRAIAEEILKLCRHRSGKADTSAAWTLGTGGGVHQPGRTEAGTPGRSADGGAYSPGGMRGGGVYGPGGARGGGVYGPDGARGGRVYGPDGARGGGVYGPDGARDGRVYGPDGTGGAGGPGIKPPGFTVSGDSALTLEHAGAEHWLILAGKGNNGGDGLAAARHLREAGIAVTLVYAAAPESLAGEAALQRDAAAALGLPAVVYGRDRVDFAACSGILDALLGTGSAGAPRGAYAELIAAANGSGKPIVSADIPSGLDADTGQTHEPCIHAAVTVCLAFLKRGLLQYPGAGNAGQVVVRSIGIPAALAQKSGVPASLLTPEVLKARLQVDVSRRRSPEGHKGTYGHVLLAAGSLGMSGAGLLAARAALRAGCGLVTWTLPTALLPYVIGAAPELMLAAAGGENGTWSAGTAAEVLRLSKGRDVTAVGPGLGRFEGDQEWLRMLWEGIAAPLVIDADALNILADSHYSSWASRRHPVILTPHPGEMARLAGISTAEVQRDRIGLALAYAREHGVTLVLKGAHTVVATPEGEAYVNITGHPGMGTGGAGDVLTGIIAGLLAQGLHAAQAAAFGVYLHGLAGERAARQRHDPSALIAGDIIEAL; encoded by the coding sequence ATGTATATAGTGACTGCGCAGGAAATGCGGGAGCTGGACCGCCAGACGATTGAGCGGCTGGGCATCCCGGCGGTAGCGCTGATGGAAAATGCGGGCAGGGCCATTGCGGAGGAGATCCTTAAGCTTTGCCGCCACAGATCCGGCAAAGCTGATACCTCTGCTGCATGGACACTTGGGACAGGCGGAGGTGTGCACCAGCCGGGCCGCACTGAGGCTGGCACACCGGGCAGGAGCGCGGACGGCGGAGCGTACAGTCCGGGTGGAATGCGGGGCGGCGGCGTGTACGGACCAGGTGGAGCGCGGGGCGGCGGCGTGTACGGACCAGATGGAGCGCGGGGCGGCAGAGTGTACGGACCAGATGGAGCGCGGGGCGGCGGCGTGTACGGACCAGATGGAGCGCGGGATGGCAGGGTGTACGGACCAGATGGAACGGGGGGCGCAGGCGGCCCGGGGATCAAGCCGCCGGGCTTCACGGTCAGCGGCGATAGCGCGCTGACCCTAGAGCATGCCGGCGCCGAGCATTGGCTCATCCTGGCCGGCAAAGGCAATAACGGCGGCGACGGACTGGCCGCCGCCCGGCACCTGCGTGAGGCGGGCATCGCCGTCACGCTGGTGTACGCGGCCGCGCCGGAGTCGCTGGCCGGCGAAGCCGCCCTGCAGCGTGATGCCGCTGCAGCCCTGGGCCTGCCCGCCGTAGTCTACGGCCGGGACCGGGTGGACTTTGCCGCATGCAGCGGCATCCTGGATGCGCTGCTCGGCACCGGCAGCGCGGGCGCCCCGCGCGGTGCCTATGCGGAGCTGATTGCCGCCGCAAATGGCAGCGGCAAACCCATTGTGTCCGCAGACATCCCCAGCGGGCTGGATGCGGACACGGGCCAGACGCATGAGCCATGCATTCATGCGGCGGTGACAGTCTGCCTCGCGTTTCTCAAACGCGGGCTGCTGCAATATCCCGGCGCGGGCAACGCCGGGCAGGTGGTGGTCCGCTCCATCGGCATTCCCGCTGCCTTGGCGCAGAAGAGCGGCGTGCCGGCGAGCCTGCTGACGCCGGAGGTGCTGAAGGCGCGTCTGCAGGTCGACGTTTCGCGCCGCCGTTCGCCCGAGGGCCACAAGGGCACCTACGGGCATGTTCTGCTGGCAGCGGGAAGCCTGGGCATGAGCGGTGCAGGACTCCTTGCCGCCCGGGCCGCTCTCCGCGCAGGCTGCGGCCTGGTGACCTGGACGCTGCCTACAGCGCTGCTGCCCTATGTCATTGGCGCAGCCCCGGAGCTGATGCTGGCAGCGGCCGGCGGTGAGAATGGCACCTGGAGCGCCGGGACTGCCGCAGAAGTGCTGCGGTTAAGCAAGGGCAGAGATGTCACTGCTGTAGGGCCGGGGCTTGGACGGTTTGAGGGCGATCAGGAATGGCTGCGGATGCTGTGGGAAGGCATCGCTGCTCCGCTTGTTATCGATGCCGATGCGCTGAATATTCTTGCGGACAGCCATTACAGCTCCTGGGCAAGCCGCCGCCATCCGGTGATCCTGACGCCTCATCCGGGGGAGATGGCCCGGCTGGCCGGAATATCTACGGCTGAGGTGCAGAGGGACCGGATCGGCCTGGCGCTGGCTTATGCCCGGGAGCATGGGGTAACCCTTGTGCTGAAGGGGGCCCATACGGTGGTCGCCACGCCTGAAGGGGAGGCTTATGTGAATATCACGGGCCATCCGGGTATGGGAACCGGCGGTGCGGGCGATGTGCTGACCGGCATCATTGCGGGGTTGCTTGCGCAAGGGCTCCATGCTGCGCAGGCAGCGGCCTTTGGCGTCTATCTGCACGGCCTGGCCGGGGAACGGGCTGCCCGCCAGCGCCATGATCCGTCGGCATTGATCGCCGGAGATATCATCGAGGCGCTTTGA
- a CDS encoding SDR family oxidoreductase translates to MNPVYPYYGERTVCRVQPIAFPPQHQDRQPGLESLMQPRPISENPDSRGSGKLDGKVALITGGDSGIGKAAAIAFAKEGADVAIAYLYEASDAEATQRRIEELGQRCLRIQTDLRYKANCIQAVEHTVRTFGKLDILVNNHGVQYPQQSVLDISEEQLYETYRTNIFPFFFLTQAALPHLCTGASIINTASITAYQGNKKLIDYSSTKGAVVTFTRSLALSLADSGIRVNSVAPGPVWTPLIPSSYPAEEVSVFGTDTPFKRAAQPYELAGAYVYLAGPDSTYVTGTCIHVNGGDMVTS, encoded by the coding sequence ATGAATCCTGTATATCCCTATTACGGAGAACGTACGGTCTGCCGTGTGCAGCCCATAGCCTTTCCCCCACAGCATCAGGACCGCCAGCCTGGACTGGAGAGTCTGATGCAGCCCCGGCCAATCAGCGAAAACCCGGACAGCCGCGGCAGCGGAAAGCTGGACGGCAAGGTTGCGCTGATTACCGGCGGAGACAGCGGGATCGGGAAAGCCGCTGCGATTGCTTTTGCCAAAGAAGGTGCGGATGTCGCCATTGCCTACCTCTATGAGGCGTCCGATGCCGAAGCCACACAGCGGCGTATTGAAGAGCTGGGACAGCGCTGCCTGCGGATTCAGACCGACTTACGGTATAAAGCGAACTGTATCCAGGCGGTGGAGCATACCGTGCGGACCTTCGGCAAACTGGATATCCTGGTCAACAATCACGGGGTACAGTATCCGCAGCAGAGCGTCCTGGATATCTCGGAAGAGCAGTTGTACGAGACGTACCGCACGAATATTTTTCCGTTCTTTTTCCTGACGCAAGCCGCGCTGCCGCATCTGTGCACTGGGGCCTCCATTATTAACACCGCATCCATCACCGCTTACCAAGGCAATAAGAAGCTCATTGATTATTCATCCACCAAAGGCGCTGTTGTCACGTTCACCCGCTCCCTCGCCCTGTCGCTTGCCGACAGTGGAATCCGTGTCAACAGCGTGGCTCCCGGTCCGGTGTGGACCCCGCTGATTCCGTCCAGTTACCCCGCCGAAGAAGTCAGTGTATTCGGTACTGATACCCCCTTCAAGCGGGCCGCCCAGCCCTACGAGCTGGCGGGAGCCTACGTCTATTTGGCCGGACCCGACTCCACTTACGTTACCGGAACCTGCATTCATGTTAACGGAGGGGACATGGTGACCAGCTAA
- a CDS encoding DUF4269 domain-containing protein, which translates to MLREVRQLLRELRILELLAEYHPRLAGTVPLGIQVEGSDLDIICEVQGPRRFTAEARCHFGQLEGFNAVTRTVGGVVRTKINFVAGGWPIELFGQPLPTEKQNAWLHMQVEERILKLLGPGFAEKIRSLKSGGMKTEPAFAKLLKLEGDPYEEMLSLGRLNPEEFNAVCRRAQPYI; encoded by the coding sequence GTGCTTAGAGAGGTCCGGCAATTACTGCGGGAGCTGCGCATTCTGGAGCTGCTGGCAGAATATCATCCGCGGCTGGCAGGAACAGTGCCCCTGGGCATTCAGGTGGAGGGCAGTGACCTGGATATCATTTGTGAAGTACAGGGCCCCCGGCGCTTTACCGCAGAGGCCCGATGTCATTTCGGTCAGTTGGAGGGTTTTAATGCGGTGACCCGTACAGTGGGGGGTGTAGTACGCACCAAAATTAATTTTGTGGCGGGCGGTTGGCCGATTGAACTGTTTGGGCAGCCCTTGCCCACGGAAAAACAGAATGCCTGGCTGCATATGCAGGTGGAGGAACGGATACTGAAGCTGCTTGGACCCGGCTTTGCAGAGAAAATCCGCTCCCTGAAGTCCGGCGGCATGAAGACAGAGCCCGCGTTCGCCAAGCTGCTGAAGCTCGAAGGTGACCCTTATGAGGAAATGCTGTCTCTTGGCAGGCTGAATCCGGAGGAATTCAATGCTGTGTGCAGACGGGCTCAACCCTACATATAA
- a CDS encoding GNAT family N-acetyltransferase: MNYRPMTAEDYEAAYQLWENTGGMKLSGADSRKEILRYLERNPGLSQVAENGDNTLAGTAMCGHDGRRGYMYHVAVSEDGRGQGVGRELVSRCLAGLLQEGIEKCHLMVIENNALGRSFWTSIGWEERDGIVLFSSNTF; the protein is encoded by the coding sequence ATGAATTACAGACCAATGACTGCTGAGGATTACGAAGCCGCCTATCAGTTATGGGAGAATACCGGAGGTATGAAACTCAGCGGGGCGGACTCCCGGAAAGAAATACTCCGCTATCTGGAGCGCAATCCGGGATTGAGCCAGGTAGCCGAGAACGGGGACAACACGCTTGCCGGTACAGCAATGTGCGGGCATGACGGACGCAGAGGGTATATGTATCATGTTGCTGTCAGCGAAGACGGCCGCGGCCAAGGCGTTGGCCGTGAGCTGGTATCCCGCTGCCTGGCCGGCCTGCTTCAGGAAGGGATCGAAAAATGCCATTTGATGGTCATTGAGAATAATGCCCTAGGCCGTAGCTTCTGGACAAGTATTGGCTGGGAGGAGCGGGACGGTATTGTCCTGTTCTCCAGTAATACCTTTTAA
- the sdaAB gene encoding L-serine ammonia-lyase, iron-sulfur-dependent subunit beta has translation MRFKDVFSIIGPAMVGPSSSHTAGAARIGRAARQVLGEPAREAEVTFFGSFAATYQGHGTDRAIAGGLLDFATDDSRLPDSIELAAEAGMEISFGQGTGLFPHPNTVRLRLVGAQTGTELTLTGISIGGGNIEIVDIDGFGVKLTGMYPTVLIQHMDYLGVLASVTEVMRKGQFNIGHMSLDRKNRSGAALTVLELDEAATPGLLYELRALSAVKSVKVVDLNESAQELKGKDDTP, from the coding sequence ATGCGGTTCAAAGATGTATTCTCAATTATTGGCCCGGCGATGGTCGGACCTTCCAGTTCGCATACAGCAGGCGCAGCAAGGATCGGAAGGGCTGCCCGGCAGGTACTGGGTGAGCCGGCGCGTGAGGCCGAGGTGACTTTCTTCGGTTCTTTTGCCGCTACGTATCAAGGGCATGGGACGGACCGGGCGATTGCCGGGGGCCTGCTGGATTTCGCTACGGATGATTCCCGTCTGCCTGATTCCATAGAACTGGCAGCCGAGGCCGGGATGGAGATTTCCTTTGGTCAAGGAACGGGCCTGTTCCCTCATCCCAATACGGTACGCTTGCGTCTGGTTGGTGCGCAGACAGGGACGGAACTGACACTTACAGGAATATCTATCGGCGGCGGAAATATTGAAATTGTGGATATTGACGGCTTTGGAGTAAAGCTTACAGGAATGTATCCGACGGTGCTGATTCAGCATATGGACTACCTTGGAGTGCTGGCCAGTGTTACAGAGGTGATGCGCAAAGGCCAGTTCAATATTGGGCACATGTCGCTGGACCGTAAAAATCGCAGTGGTGCGGCTCTTACGGTGCTGGAGCTGGATGAGGCGGCGACGCCGGGGCTGCTGTATGAGCTGAGGGCTCTGTCTGCTGTCAAATCCGTCAAAGTGGTGGATCTGAATGAATCCGCGCAAGAACTGAAAGGGAAGGACGACACACCATGA
- the sdaAA gene encoding L-serine ammonia-lyase, iron-sulfur-dependent, subunit alpha, with protein sequence MNFQTLSQLAVLCEERGMGIGALMLEEQSEESGRSKEQEFATMSQYYGVMKEAVYRGMTEDTTSRSGLTGLDAQRVASYNTADEPCLGGPAGQAMAYALAVSEVNASMGRIIATPTAGSCGIIPGVFLSCQERFGWEDDYMVSGLFAAGAIGYVIANNSFVSGAEGGCQAEVGSAIGMAAGALTELRGGTPAQAVHAVGLALKNTLGLICDPVGGLVEIPCIVRNGFGAVTALAAADMALAGVRSVIPSDEVIKVMLEVGSAMPEKHRETAGGGLAQTPTGRKIMRDLRNKK encoded by the coding sequence ATGAATTTTCAAACCTTAAGCCAGCTGGCTGTATTATGCGAGGAGCGGGGAATGGGCATCGGTGCCTTGATGCTGGAGGAGCAGAGCGAGGAATCCGGCCGTTCCAAGGAACAGGAATTCGCCACCATGAGCCAGTATTACGGGGTAATGAAGGAAGCTGTATACCGCGGCATGACAGAGGATACTACCTCGCGCAGTGGTCTGACGGGCCTGGATGCCCAGCGGGTTGCGTCTTACAATACGGCAGATGAGCCTTGTCTGGGCGGGCCTGCCGGCCAGGCCATGGCTTATGCGCTGGCTGTATCGGAGGTCAATGCGTCCATGGGCCGCATTATTGCCACGCCGACGGCCGGCTCCTGCGGAATTATTCCCGGCGTGTTTTTGAGCTGCCAGGAGCGTTTTGGCTGGGAGGATGACTACATGGTATCCGGCCTGTTTGCCGCGGGAGCTATAGGGTATGTTATTGCCAATAATTCATTTGTTTCCGGAGCTGAGGGAGGCTGCCAGGCCGAAGTCGGTTCAGCCATCGGAATGGCGGCGGGAGCACTAACCGAGCTGCGAGGCGGCACGCCGGCGCAGGCCGTTCATGCTGTTGGCCTTGCGCTCAAAAATACACTTGGACTGATCTGTGATCCTGTAGGCGGACTTGTAGAGATCCCCTGCATCGTGCGTAACGGCTTCGGTGCCGTTACGGCGCTGGCCGCCGCTGATATGGCACTGGCCGGGGTGCGCAGTGTGATTCCGTCCGACGAGGTCATCAAAGTCATGCTGGAGGTTGGCTCGGCCATGCCCGAGAAGCACCGGGAGACGGCCGGGGGCGGGCTGGCCCAAACCCCGACCGGACGGAAGATTATGAGGGATCTGCGCAACAAGAAATAG
- a CDS encoding YwbE family protein: MNGQVRADIRAGLEVDIVLKQDQATGKLTHGVVKDILTNSPRHPHGIKVRLADGQVGRVKHIT; encoded by the coding sequence ATGAACGGGCAAGTTAGAGCGGATATCCGCGCCGGACTTGAAGTGGATATTGTGCTGAAGCAGGACCAGGCTACAGGCAAACTTACCCACGGCGTGGTCAAAGACATTCTTACCAACTCGCCCCGCCATCCGCACGGGATCAAGGTACGGCTGGCTGACGGTCAAGTCGGGCGGGTCAAACATATCACGTAA